ACCGCTGCCGGAGGATGTGGTTCCTCCACGGGCGGGGAATCCCCAGGTGAATCCCCACGTAGGAGCCGGCGTGCCCTCACGCCGGAATCCGCTCTCTCTTCTTTCGGCCAGCCGCCCGGCCCGTTTCCGACCAAGCGGCTCGTTCAGCTCTCAACGGCCGGCCGATGCCTCAAAAAGGCGAGCTTTCAGGTGAGCGCTGACAGCAGAGCACACTCCGCCCCGAAGTACATTACGTCAAGCTCAGCGCCCCTTTGATGATGCGCATGGAGAGGAACATCGGAAGCGGCTGTGGCCGCGCATCGGACCGGCCCTCGACCGCGTCGATCGGGATGAAACCGTACCTGGCGTAGAAATCTGTCGCGTCGGGCTTCGCATCGGCCACGACGCCGACACAGCCGTAGTCGCTTGCCATTCGTAGAGCGAGCTGGAGTACGAACCCGAGAAGCTGAGCACCGAGCCCTTGCCCCTGAACCGACTGGTCGACCGCGAGACGGGCCAGCCGCAGCACGGGCAGCGGGTATCGCGGCAGCTTCTTGCGCGCCGCAACCGGCAACTCATCGATTTCGACGTGACCGGGAGCGACGGTCACGAATCCGAGGATGCGGCCCTCCGCGACGGCGACGTACGTGACACCCACGTAGTGCCGAAACTGATTTTGCCCGGCAAACTTGTGGAAGAACCGATCGAGATCGGCGTCGCCGGAGTGGAACTGCGAGCGGTCGTCACCCTCGCGGAGCGTTCTAATCTCGACCACGCATCAGGCCACGGAGAGCCGCGTTCGCCTTGCCCGTCTTCACCTGCTTCAGGATCGTTTCGCCAGACTTGCGGGTGACGACGAGCCGCGGGTGAACGATCACATCTGCCGGCAGCTCCTGCAGAGCCTGGAGATGGTGGCGAAGGGCTTGCTCGACGATGCGTCCCTTCTTCACGCCGGTCGCACGCACGTACCCTTCGAGCAGCTCTTTCGTTGTCCGCGAGACGAGCGCTGAGATTTGTGTTTCGGTCTCCATCGGTCACACAAGAATCTCGATTTCTGCATCACCGGTCAAGCGGATAGCCCGGGGGTGGTGGGGTGGCACCTCTGTAAGTGTTACCGGCGGACCTTTTCCGCGCTTTATTGGCGACG
The nucleotide sequence above comes from Candidatus Binatia bacterium. Encoded proteins:
- a CDS encoding GNAT family N-acetyltransferase, translating into MVEIRTLREGDDRSQFHSGDADLDRFFHKFAGQNQFRHYVGVTYVAVAEGRILGFVTVAPGHVEIDELPVAARKKLPRYPLPVLRLARLAVDQSVQGQGLGAQLLGFVLQLALRMASDYGCVGVVADAKPDATDFYARYGFIPIDAVEGRSDARPQPLPMFLSMRIIKGALSLT